gaaggtggctgagacggccggcttcttctagcgctgtccacgcttgcttgatgcccctcgaacggcaacgtggcttccaggtcagcgatgcgaagagcttcgctgaagagatgaaaatcagggttccagcctacgaactacgcttatatgcactcaagtcacgcccattttggcgggctttgatgcagtgagcacgcggacgcctctcattggatgcgagttcgcccaagctcgtatATAGGccgcagcagttgccgcagagcaacctatgagctcgctagctagcccgctcaaggtctgcagctgccgcactgcgttgacaatggatacaaaaattaaggataattttttggcttcaatatctcagaaaagatgaatctttcccgtagcgtaagctagcttacacaatacgagagaacctctcgtaagagaaccatgatttgctacttgttaTTGCTTGTCAAAAGTAGGAGGTGTGTGGCGAGAGAGTATTTGAGTGAGTGCAAGAGGAGTCATCAATATTTGTGGTTGGTTTATTTGAGGAGAGCGACTGTATATTTAAATGTGCACATCTGCTGAAGGCCAGTTTTCAGGAGTAAACTAGCATAGAGATGACATCAATGCTTAATTcaatatttttctctcaaacagcaaCACCAAAACATCATCTTCACTTGTTTCCTCTTATCCTCGTCTTCTGAGGCTTGTTTGAAACACTTCGCTGTGCCAAGCACTGGAGATATTAAATGTGAACTGGTTTCTTTCATCATAAATAGTTCAGATGTCATGTGAGCTGAGTCGATGTGTCCTCAAAGTGCTGACATGCAGAAAGCagcactgtgtgttgagagtgaGGATCACAATGACTGTAAAGGTCAAGGGTCAAATAAGAGGAGGACGTCAGAGTTCTGTTTCGGCCATGTTTTTACATTGTTCGTTCCCACTCAGCAAaaatgagaaatatatatatatatatatatttatatttataattgagATTAAAATTAGCTCCAGTGTAAAAAAAATTAGGCAACCTGAATTATTTATAGTGTCAGAGAAGGAAAAGTTTGTAACCGCTTTGATAGTTCAACAAAGCCTTCCTGCAAATTTGATGCAAAATCAGTTTgttcaaatataattttgaagTTTAAAGATGTTAAACACAGGCATGAATGAAGCATTAGTTAAAGGATCAACAGTATATGTAACACAGAAGAATTATGGGTTGTGGCCAAATGTTTGATCAGAATTGAAGACTAAACCATTATTACACTTACAATGTATGTGACACTCTGGTGAGAATTGTGCATCTGAAACTAAAAAAGATTTCTTCTTGTGTTTAGGAAACAAATGAACAGAAGCTTTACAAGATAGCAAACGAGCTTCTACACACAGAGAAGGCTTATGTTGCACGACTCAACTTATTAGATAAAGTAAGTGCTCATTGCATTTTCTCAAGAGGgcacacatgcattcatttattaccAGCTCATCCAGTTATTATTACTGACTTATTCATTATAGCAATCTGAATTTGAAGTAGTAGTAGCACACACTCGTACATCTCTGTTCAGGTGTTCTGTGCCAAGCTGATGGAAGAGGCCAGAAAAGACACGTTCCATGTGGATGTGGTGAAAAACATCTTTTCCAACATCTCTTCCATTAATGCCTTCCACAGCAAGTTTCTTCTGCCTGACCTGGAGAAACGCATGGGGGAATGGTAAAAcattgaacattctgtcatcattcattctcctcatgttgttccaaacctttatgacttgtTTTTCACAAAAAGAGAATTTTCTTTGAGGACTgggcctgtcaagctccaaaatgacaaataatcacCATAATGTATCATCAAAGTGATCAATATGAGCAGATGAAGCCatatagtgtttgtgtgtgtgtaacattGTTATGAGACTTCTGAGGTGCTCTGGAGGGttccctaacccctaaccctaacccattttggagcttgacagccctactttatcAAATATCAGTGATGATTACACAAGAAGACTTTTCTTTCGATAAAATGTTTTGAATTGTAATTGAGACTTTTTTTAAAAATAGGACAGGAAGTTGTCTTGGCAAGTCTCTTAAGAGCAGGGTGTCCTCTTTAAGAGACAACAGGATTTAACTGTGACTAAGTTTGGGCTATGAGACATAAAAAGAGTCCCCTAGAGAGGACAAAAATGAATTGCTAATCCATGTGTGCGTTAAACGTTTTTAAAGAACAATGTGTGGGCAAAAACCCCCACATGATTTCAGTAATGTTCTGTGAAGCAGAGTGTGTTTAAATAGTTTAGACCGAAACATGGATTACACCCCATTATAACATGGTCACCTCCCAGCATCAGTCAGTTACAGCTGTCAGTGATTTCTACAGCTCAGAATTGTACTGGAAGAATAAAGTTCCAGTTAACATGATCTACGGGTCTGTCGATGTCTATAGAGTTTCATTCTAAATCAGACACCGAGATCAAGAGTTCCTTATCTGACCTTATGGACCTCAGGATTTTTGGTTTCTTAATTATGCACCAGTGTCACATGTTCACCCCATCCTCTTGTCGTAAAGTGAACGATATATTTGATTGGTCCCAGTTCCCTTCTCTCCCGCTCTGTGCAAAACACAGCTGACTGTCAAACCACACTTTCCTTTCAAGCCTTATGGGTGTTTAAAGGGAAAGTGCTGGTGCGTTCTGTATTATCTCCAGGTCGGACTCAGTCATACGGGGCTGAAGAACACTGTTGTCTGTTCCATTTGTTTTCTGTAGCACGTCACAGTTGATTTAAAGACGATACGGCAGGACTTGAGGATGTTTTGTGATGTGACTGTTAATCTCGGCTCTGAGACTCATCAGACTTGTTACGCTATATTCTTGTCCAGATGTCACatgaacagaggcataaaactctCACAATGTCTCATTATGCAGGACATCAACACCTCGCATCGGAGACATCCTACAGAAGCTCACTCCCTTCCTGAAGATGTATGCAGAGTATGTGAGTAACTTTGATCATGCCATGGACCTGCTGAAGCAATGGACCGATCGATCGCCTCAGTTCAAAGCCATCATTCTGGAAATCCAGGTGATTATTGACTTGTACAGTGTTAGACCAGAATCATATTTTACACAAGTATGAAAACTCAGACGTGAATGCAAGAAGAGTAGGAGACCGTTTATGCTAATGTCCGCTATAGAAGACACAACTCCGAATGCATTGACGCATGGAATGGAGCTTGCATAGCCAGAAGCTTTATGATCATGTACTTGTGTATAGTACAGTATGTTTCAGGCCTCAAATGGGTAGATCTCTCCCAGCTAAGTCTGGGTCCTTTCTCTCTAATCACTAACATCTTATAGAGGGTTTTTTTCTTCCATATTCTCCTTGGGCTTGCTCGCTTGGGTTTAAAGGCAATAAGGCTTgagtttctgtaaagctgctttaaatgatgtgtattgtgaaaagcacaatacaaataaaatcaattaaCTTCACTagttctgtcatcacttaccctcatttcaaacctgtatgacttttgactgtgattaacatttttggttaaactattcctttaaattgcttttatttttttaccacattagctgaaaagataaaaaaaaaaaaaaggcctccTCTAAAGATAGAGTTCCTCTAAAAGATAGAGTTAAAGAGAAGGGTcactaatataaatgtataatacaatTTAAGAACTAGTGTAACACGTCTGTTAATTGACCAATCATGGTTATTGGCctgttatatatacatttaaaatggccTATATATGATTAGTCTGTTTTTGTGCTGGGAATGTTTGTATATtgacatctgtgtgtgtttgtgtgttcagagTCAAGAACAGTGTGGCAGTCTGACGCTGCAGCATCACATGTTGGAGCCGGTGCAGCGAGTGCCGCGCTACGAGATGCTGCTCAAAGACTATCTGAAGAAGCTTCCTCAGGATCACATAGACCGGCGAGATGCTGAAAGTGAGTTATACAAAGGGAAAGAGTGAACTCAACAGACAATACTTTTAATATGACTCACTGAATGTGAAATCTTGTCTGTAGAATCTTTGGAAATAATTGCCATGGCTGCCACCCACTCCAACACTGCCATCAGGAAAACTGTAAGTTGTGTTTTCCCTCCATCACAGTATTATAAAATCACTGGATGACCTCTCACTATAAAGATCATCTCCAGAGTCCCTTTCAAACCAGACTAATCATGTGTCGTAATCATGGGAGAACAGCTCATGTCTAATTGAATGGGAAATTGAAAGGCTAGACTTCCTTGTAGCTGCCAAACTTCTCCCACTTTCAATGAGTGACCAGTTGCCGTCTCCTGCTTATACTGTCACTGGTGTCTCTCAGGATAACCTGAAGAAACTGCTGGAGATTTACGAGATGCTGGGAGAGGAAGAGGACATTGTGAACGCCTCAAATGAGTTAATAAAGGAGGGTCATATTCTGAAACTGGCAGCGAGGAACACTTCGGCCATGGACAGATATCTCTTCCTGGTAGGGACAAATAACTCAATTGTTGCCATGTTGAAGTGGCTGAgaatatttacttatttacaatttaacaatttattcaCTTATTATTTGATCATGTTTGTTGCGGTTGCTAAAagtatttcttttttaatctttaagGCAAAAACCTGCTTTGTGTTTGTCTCTTCAATCTGTTCCAGTTCAACAACATGCTGCTGTACTGTGTCCCCAAGTTCAGTCTGGTGGGACAGAAGTTTACAGTGCGCACACGCATCGGCATCGATGGCATGAAGGTTACGGGGACGTTTAACGAGGATTACCCTCATACCTTTCAGGTTTCTGGCAAAGAACGCACACTTGAGCTGCAGGCCAGGTAGAGATCTGTGCTTGCACCCTTTATTACAACACtgccattttaataataaatgtgtGGAAATGAAACGTGTTTTTAATTGTGTTGTTGCCTAATGACAGCTCTGAACAGAATAAAGAAGACTGGATAAAGGTAATAAACCAAGCCAGATAATTCAATATTACTACCGCGAGTCATTGGAAGTCCATCTTTTGCAATTTCTTTCTGTGCATTTTAGGCATTACAGGAAACAATACACATTTTCCTCCAGAAAAATGAGACATTTAAGTCTGCATCCAAAGAAGTGGAGGAAGTATCGGTTAGTATATTTTTGTCATCATCATAGTTAGTGACCCAACATTTTTTGCAATGGCTAAATTATTGAAACTTAGGCAGTGCATCTCGTCTCAACTGCAGACATGAGTATCATGTTAATGTCAATGCTAATTTTATAACACTATCTGGGGGAAGAGAAAAGGTATATTTGAACAAAATGTGTTTACACTTATATTTCCTAATGGTTTAGTATCATGcatttgtatttaataattttgtttaaaatcctgCTGAAGTACCTGTCTGTAATAAAAGTACTGTTTACATAAATCACATCATGTCTGTATTTATATGTAGGATCTTCAGATATCCGAGCTGGGGAAACGAGCCCCTCGCTGGATACGGGACAATGAGGTGACCATGTGCATGAAGTGTCGAGAGCCCTTTAACGCCCTCACGCGCAGAAGACATCACTGTCGAGCCTGTGGATATGTAAGTGACtcttaaaaatgtgatttattgatttgttttcttccgttcatgtgttttaatgttgtgttcaGGTGGTGTGCTGGAAGTGTTCGGACTACAAAGCCCCTCTGCAATATGAAGGCAATAAGATGAACAAAGTGTGCAAAGACTGTTACTCCATCCTGACGGGACACATCGACGGCGAGGAGAAAGAGGGCAAGAAGAAAGGAATTCTAGAGGTGAGTTCAGGATCACATGCGGTGACCTTTGACCTGTACAAGGTTGACATGTGCatttatgttttaataattaattgaaGAAGAGTAATATTTAAGAGGGGTCTGTTGAAACATTGTGTACTCGCACTGTACTGTAAACTTTTaagacatttaacatttatatatgcAGTTAAGGCAGCAAAAACAGCATGCACAAACTGTTCCAGTGGATTCTGAGG
The sequence above is a segment of the Xyrauchen texanus isolate HMW12.3.18 chromosome 29, RBS_HiC_50CHRs, whole genome shotgun sequence genome. Coding sequences within it:
- the LOC127622956 gene encoding FYVE, RhoGEF and PH domain-containing protein 4-like isoform X2; this translates as MGNGLRKMKHRRKYWFWSTKDKAGKPSCFLSKQSDEEEACVGVKIAQSKAVGSSSTTEQSRRSERLSRGSRFSDKSHTGVNGRGSGRRLLHPKPQVPPKPAHLQSPVTEISIPLGTGTSAIKPSMEGGGVEGAIGKGRVSNLISRFEESRHTDGQREAPTLKQVSRSPNCSPAHKNNQKEEQPTDSSSTTGSPRHALKPPNGVLAQMNRDRLEDQGGVTDSSVPVVKIDTHGLVNGDAAMDSTDGNRVDVSHSHIDRSEENEQQCVVMNNIPEQKETNEQKLYKIANELLHTEKAYVARLNLLDKVFCAKLMEEARKDTFHVDVVKNIFSNISSINAFHSKFLLPDLEKRMGEWTSTPRIGDILQKLTPFLKMYAEYVSNFDHAMDLLKQWTDRSPQFKAIILEIQSQEQCGSLTLQHHMLEPVQRVPRYEMLLKDYLKKLPQDHIDRRDAEKSLEIIAMAATHSNTAIRKTDNLKKLLEIYEMLGEEEDIVNASNELIKEGHILKLAARNTSAMDRYLFLFNNMLLYCVPKFSLVGQKFTVRTRIGIDGMKVTGTFNEDYPHTFQVSGKERTLELQASSEQNKEDWIKALQETIHIFLQKNETFKSASKEVEEVSDLQISELGKRAPRWIRDNEVTMCMKCREPFNALTRRRHHCRACGYVVCWKCSDYKAPLQYEGNKMNKVCKDCYSILTGHIDGEEKEGKKKGILEIEAAQFSGSSIMCGFLQYCEKNKPWQKVWCVIPQKEALVLYLYGAPQDVKAQSTIPLLGYQVEDTPRPTDPPSSFRLSQSKSVHSFAAESEEPKQRWLKVIRLAVMGEVAESPLPGEGTATEGSQEPSSNSV
- the LOC127622956 gene encoding FYVE, RhoGEF and PH domain-containing protein 4-like isoform X1, with protein sequence MLERTTEIMSEMRRNAIRRRSKPKQRDGSAAEECAECSDKAGKPSCFLSKQSDEEEACVGVKIAQSKAVGSSSTTEQSRRSERLSRGSRFSDKSHTGVNGRGSGRRLLHPKPQVPPKPAHLQSPVTEISIPLGTGTSAIKPSMEGGGVEGAIGKGRVSNLISRFEESRHTDGQREAPTLKQVSRSPNCSPAHKNNQKEEQPTDSSSTTGSPRHALKPPNGVLAQMNRDRLEDQGGVTDSSVPVVKIDTHGLVNGDAAMDSTDGNRVDVSHSHIDRSEENEQQCVVMNNIPEQKETNEQKLYKIANELLHTEKAYVARLNLLDKVFCAKLMEEARKDTFHVDVVKNIFSNISSINAFHSKFLLPDLEKRMGEWTSTPRIGDILQKLTPFLKMYAEYVSNFDHAMDLLKQWTDRSPQFKAIILEIQSQEQCGSLTLQHHMLEPVQRVPRYEMLLKDYLKKLPQDHIDRRDAEKSLEIIAMAATHSNTAIRKTDNLKKLLEIYEMLGEEEDIVNASNELIKEGHILKLAARNTSAMDRYLFLFNNMLLYCVPKFSLVGQKFTVRTRIGIDGMKVTGTFNEDYPHTFQVSGKERTLELQASSEQNKEDWIKALQETIHIFLQKNETFKSASKEVEEVSDLQISELGKRAPRWIRDNEVTMCMKCREPFNALTRRRHHCRACGYVVCWKCSDYKAPLQYEGNKMNKVCKDCYSILTGHIDGEEKEGKKKGILEIEAAQFSGSSIMCGFLQYCEKNKPWQKVWCVIPQKEALVLYLYGAPQDVKAQSTIPLLGYQVEDTPRPTDPPSSFRLSQSKSVHSFAAESEEPKQRWLKVIRLAVMGEVAESPLPGEGTATEGSQEPSSNSV
- the LOC127622956 gene encoding FYVE, RhoGEF and PH domain-containing protein 4-like isoform X3 translates to MSARVSCLFFGPPLQQHNKDKAGKPSCFLSKQSDEEEACVGVKIAQSKAVGSSSTTEQSRRSERLSRGSRFSDKSHTGVNGRGSGRRLLHPKPQVPPKPAHLQSPVTEISIPLGTGTSAIKPSMEGGGVEGAIGKGRVSNLISRFEESRHTDGQREAPTLKQVSRSPNCSPAHKNNQKEEQPTDSSSTTGSPRHALKPPNGVLAQMNRDRLEDQGGVTDSSVPVVKIDTHGLVNGDAAMDSTDGNRVDVSHSHIDRSEENEQQCVVMNNIPEQKETNEQKLYKIANELLHTEKAYVARLNLLDKVFCAKLMEEARKDTFHVDVVKNIFSNISSINAFHSKFLLPDLEKRMGEWTSTPRIGDILQKLTPFLKMYAEYVSNFDHAMDLLKQWTDRSPQFKAIILEIQSQEQCGSLTLQHHMLEPVQRVPRYEMLLKDYLKKLPQDHIDRRDAEKSLEIIAMAATHSNTAIRKTDNLKKLLEIYEMLGEEEDIVNASNELIKEGHILKLAARNTSAMDRYLFLFNNMLLYCVPKFSLVGQKFTVRTRIGIDGMKVTGTFNEDYPHTFQVSGKERTLELQASSEQNKEDWIKALQETIHIFLQKNETFKSASKEVEEVSDLQISELGKRAPRWIRDNEVTMCMKCREPFNALTRRRHHCRACGYVVCWKCSDYKAPLQYEGNKMNKVCKDCYSILTGHIDGEEKEGKKKGILEIEAAQFSGSSIMCGFLQYCEKNKPWQKVWCVIPQKEALVLYLYGAPQDVKAQSTIPLLGYQVEDTPRPTDPPSSFRLSQSKSVHSFAAESEEPKQRWLKVIRLAVMGEVAESPLPGEGTATEGSQEPSSNSV
- the LOC127622956 gene encoding FYVE, RhoGEF and PH domain-containing protein 4-like isoform X4, producing the protein MEGGGVEGAIGKGRVSNLISRFEESRHTDGQREAPTLKQVSRSPNCSPAHKNNQKEEQPTDSSSTTGSPRHALKPPNGVLAQMNRDRLEDQGGVTDSSVPVVKIDTHGLVNGDAAMDSTDGNRVDVSHSHIDRSEENEQQCVVMNNIPEQKETNEQKLYKIANELLHTEKAYVARLNLLDKVFCAKLMEEARKDTFHVDVVKNIFSNISSINAFHSKFLLPDLEKRMGEWTSTPRIGDILQKLTPFLKMYAEYVSNFDHAMDLLKQWTDRSPQFKAIILEIQSQEQCGSLTLQHHMLEPVQRVPRYEMLLKDYLKKLPQDHIDRRDAEKSLEIIAMAATHSNTAIRKTDNLKKLLEIYEMLGEEEDIVNASNELIKEGHILKLAARNTSAMDRYLFLFNNMLLYCVPKFSLVGQKFTVRTRIGIDGMKVTGTFNEDYPHTFQVSGKERTLELQASSEQNKEDWIKALQETIHIFLQKNETFKSASKEVEEVSDLQISELGKRAPRWIRDNEVTMCMKCREPFNALTRRRHHCRACGYVVCWKCSDYKAPLQYEGNKMNKVCKDCYSILTGHIDGEEKEGKKKGILEIEAAQFSGSSIMCGFLQYCEKNKPWQKVWCVIPQKEALVLYLYGAPQDVKAQSTIPLLGYQVEDTPRPTDPPSSFRLSQSKSVHSFAAESEEPKQRWLKVIRLAVMGEVAESPLPGEGTATEGSQEPSSNSV